One part of the Xylanimonas allomyrinae genome encodes these proteins:
- a CDS encoding WXG100 family type VII secretion target, with the protein MSTTFHAQPDELERWAGTLGGAARAITDPLNALDRAAQTLRRDWSGAARLAFDDAQRQRLTGTAGLTQLAQDSSRSPDAAAQRCRAAEQAHAHRWPLG; encoded by the coding sequence GTGAGTACGACGTTTCATGCGCAGCCTGACGAGCTTGAGCGCTGGGCGGGCACGCTCGGCGGCGCCGCGCGGGCCATCACCGACCCCCTGAACGCCCTCGACCGGGCGGCGCAGACGCTGCGTCGCGACTGGAGCGGCGCGGCGCGGCTCGCCTTCGACGACGCGCAGCGCCAGCGGCTGACAGGGACGGCCGGTCTGACCCAGCTCGCGCAGGACTCGAGCCGGAGCCCAGACGCGGCCGCGCAGCGCTGTCGCGCCGCAGAGCAGGCCCACGCTCACCGCTGGCCGCTCGGGTGA
- the purU gene encoding formyltetrahydrofolate deformylase yields the protein MTDAPASSAPTEWVLTVSCPDGPGIVAAVTGTLAARGDNITESQQFGDPASGLFFLRLQVVSSATRDELVTALTPAFESFGMTWQLDAVGRRVRTLLLVSKAAHCLVDLLYRERSQGMPIDVVGVVGNHPDLQDIAAFYGKPFHHIPVTADTKADAEDRLRALVEELDVELVVLARYMQILSDALCRDLAGQVINIHHSFLPSFKGARPYVQAHDRGVKLIGATSHYVTGDLDEGPIIEQDVERVDHSRTPADLVAIGEDVERRTLARAVRWHAEHRVLLDGHRTVVFR from the coding sequence ATGACCGACGCCCCTGCCAGCAGCGCGCCCACCGAGTGGGTGCTGACCGTCTCGTGCCCCGACGGGCCCGGCATCGTCGCCGCGGTGACCGGGACGCTCGCCGCCCGCGGGGACAACATCACCGAGTCGCAGCAGTTCGGCGACCCGGCCTCGGGACTGTTCTTCCTCCGGCTTCAGGTCGTGTCCTCCGCGACGCGCGACGAGCTCGTGACGGCCCTGACGCCTGCGTTCGAGTCGTTCGGCATGACCTGGCAGCTCGACGCCGTCGGACGCCGGGTGCGCACGCTGCTGCTCGTCAGCAAGGCCGCGCACTGCCTCGTCGACCTGCTGTACCGCGAACGGTCGCAGGGCATGCCGATCGACGTCGTCGGCGTCGTCGGCAACCACCCGGACCTGCAGGACATCGCCGCGTTCTACGGCAAGCCGTTCCACCACATCCCCGTCACCGCGGACACCAAGGCCGACGCCGAGGACCGCCTGCGGGCCCTTGTCGAGGAGCTCGACGTCGAGCTCGTCGTGCTCGCGCGCTACATGCAGATCCTCTCGGACGCCCTGTGCCGCGACCTCGCGGGCCAGGTCATCAACATCCACCACTCGTTCCTGCCGAGCTTCAAGGGCGCGCGCCCGTACGTGCAGGCGCACGACCGCGGCGTCAAGCTCATCGGCGCGACCTCGCACTACGTGACGGGCGACCTCGACGAGGGCCCGATCATCGAGCAGGACGTCGAGCGCGTCGACCACTCGCGCACCCCGGCCGACCTGGTCGCGATCGGTGAGGACGTCGAGCGGCGCACGCTGGCGCGCGCGGTGCGCTGGCACGCCGAGCACCGGGTGCTGCTGGACGGGCACCGCACGGTCGTCTTCCGCTGA